In Oncorhynchus mykiss isolate Arlee chromosome 19, USDA_OmykA_1.1, whole genome shotgun sequence, the sequence ctttttacataaacagttgtcacaaagtgctttacagtaacctgGTAAATACGAGCTCCTCTTCTGTCAGTGACGTTATGGGTGGAACGAACCTGAGAACATAAGGTGGATCTTCTCCAGCACCTCCACGCTGTCCAGCCACACGTCGGAGACCACCACAAACATGGCGTCCTCGTTCTCTTCCTCCAGCTGCTTTAGCTTGGCTGAGGCCTTCACCGACGTGGTGGACGGCCCACCGAAGAAGTTCACGTTACCGTAGTAGGCCCTAAAAACCAGAGTACATGCTCATCcactgttttttttacatttatttgtatatatatatatatatatatatatatatatatatatatatatatatatatatatatatatatatatatatatatatatatatatatacacacatacacacacacaggggaaagGAAAATATATGTTTAAATGCCAACTGTAGAGTTAAAAACAATACATTGGAATTTAAAATAACTTTCGCCCTTCTCAGTAGGCCTACTGATTTTCAGAAGAGCAGACATTATGTAGGTAATGTGCATTTCTAAATGAAGACAACACTGATAGGTCAGCAACATTGTAATCTATTGACCTTGTGGTGGATGATGGCTCAGTCGGCGGGAATCCAAATGCGTTGACATGGAAGACTGAGTCCTCATACCAGCCTATGGGGGGAAAGAGGACCGGACTACTAAGTCATTGCATAACACAATAAGGTACATCTCCTTCGATGTCCATTAATGTGGATGAAGAAGATAAATTATTTTACCTTCTGCCAAAACAAAGCAGGACTCTGTGTAAAGTCCACTGTGGAACTGGTGAGGACAAGGTTAAAGAAAACATGCATGATCTGAAATACAATCAACATTGACGAAATTCAAGATTTTAATTGGCCCCTTGAATTATGTAAGAACATTTGTAGCATTCGCTCTCCATCACCATCCCCACCAGTGAAAGGATATTGCCTTTGAGAGGTTCAGCTGTACTGTACCACTGGGGTCTTCCAGATAGAATTTcccctgaaaaaaaaaaaaaaaacattccaggtgaagctggttgagagatggccaagagtgtgcaaaactgtcatcaaggcaaaaggtggctactttgaagaatctcaaatatatttagatttgtttaacacttttttgtttactgcatgattccttatgtgttatttcatagttttgatgtcctcacaaatattctacaatgtagaaaatagtaaaaataaagaaaaaccctggaatgagtgggtgtgtccaaacttttgactggcactgtatatctaTAGATATTACTATATTTTCCAATTTAAAAGTAATTAACATGAATTTTAGCTGCTCACCTCTTTAAGCTGTGTGACCATCCCCAAAACAATGACCTCTCCTAGTTTAGCCGTACTACCTAAAAGTGCTTCAACAGTCTGAAGCTGAAAACAAGAACAGAGCAAGATCAGGGTCAACATGAGAACATCCTCTTAGCTTATGTCAAATCCATTAAACACGTTTAAGTGTGTTTTAGGTTATGACCGAGTTATTACCTGAAATTTGTTTCTGCCTTCTTCTGCTGCTGCCCCTATTACAGGTGGGGTGAAGAGTTCGTGCCGATGTGTACGCTACAGAAACGGGGTAACTGTCAATGTGGATCAGGGTACACCTTTATTTATCACGGATTTAACTTTTCATTTATTTAAGTGGATTGGGAACACATTCTCTTTTCAACGACCTCACAGAGAGCAGCGTCTCAggaaataaacatttttaaatatcatttttaaaagttaatattctgttaacccatacccaaataatgttgatGACTCTTCCTACACTCAtatgtggccaaagcataaatttgagagaaaaaaaaccaCTTAAAAAACCCCACCTCAAACTTGCACCTCAAACAGACTCTTTAAAAAAttgcttgctatttcctcataaatgatgatgtcatcctcctgaggaagatgagctggccaatcagcggtctgtTCTCGTGAACATTTTTAATGACCACTATAcccccacaccattccaacacagaaaatatGCTTTTTAACATACTGttcttaattacatttttttttaaggaaaactttttcactcatattgtaattacATATAGGTAATATTATGTCAGAGAAGTCTGGAAACACTGTACAGATGCTTTAAGGCAACTCATCAAACTATGGCAAGATCATCAAACTATGATGGATTCAGAGGGAAAAGAAATGTAGCCTACTGACCTGCTGTAGGAGTGTGTAGCGTTCCCTAAAGAGCTCTGCCTTGTCCCTGGCTGAGCCACAGAGACTTGGAACAGAGTGGGTGGTCATGTTGAGGCTAGGTGAAGAACAAACAACGGTTTCACTGATGGGTTTCTTCATATGTTGGTTTCAATAGAAAGATAATTTATTCTAGAGTGTTTCTGATAAAACATGTGAACCATGTAGACTAGATGTGGTCAacctatagtagtagtagttttattaCCTTGCATGTTGCCAGTACTTGGCAGCTAAAAGCTGAATCAAGTACACAGCACATACAAGTAATTAAACAAGTAAACAAACAGTAAAGCATCAGGAAGTCAAGGTTTATGCATTCATACTTACGGTACAAACTTCTTCCTCTCTGTGCTGTAGATATATCTTGGCACGTCAAAAGCGCCAATTATGTTGAAAACATTATCTCTGAAAATAATTAAATAGTTCACACGAATAAGTCAAATTTGAGGATGACTATCTAGAGAATGTGTATGAAATTGGTTATTGTGAGACTGACACCTTCCTCAACTTACATGGTTTCATCACATGACTGGCTGCAGTCCTGCACAGCAGTCTCCACCACAGCCAGCTCAATCATACTGGAGGACACTGTCCAGGAGAAGAGGAATAGCTACATCATTCACAAGCATAGAatattctgaaatacattttttgaggcaacaggtagcctagtggttagagcattggactagtaaccgaaaggttgcaagatcgaatccccgagctgacatggtaaaaatctgtcgttctgcctctgaccaaggcagttaacatactgttcctaggctgtcattgaaaataagaatttgttcttaactgacttgcctagttaaataaaaggtcacaTAAAAAAATAGCCAACACAACTgactgttttgagttttgtacaTCATTTTAGTAGCTTGTTATGATCGAAGAAGACGTACATGGCTGCTTCTCCACAGCATCCATGACCCTCTCGATGACATCATCCAGTTCAAGCTCATCGACAGACTCCAACACCTCCACTAGGTACCTGCTGGCTTCCCTggaggacaacaacaacacaacgaacacatctgaggggtatactacaaagctgGATCaaggagttagccagctaacttgtcTGAATATTCTGAAATAACTGTTTTAGTTAAGATATGCTTGAAATGGGCATGGTCTAATTGACTTAACAACCAAACACATATCTATGTTTAGCTAACTTTCAAATCAATTgttatttctggttgtttatcaaagtttgctggctaactcattgatgctgctttgtagtatacctcTGACTGCCAGACATCAATCCCATCATTCCTattaaaaacatacaacatttgCATTAGTTTCTATAGATTAATTGCTTAAATATGCATAGCATACTACTAAAATGTCTAGCTAGCTGTCCATGTAATTTACTGTAGCTAAGCTAACCTTAGCCTCCTAGTTTCTTTCTTGGTATCACTGACACAACAAGACAGATTTAGCTACTAACTAGTAATACAGCCATTACATTTACTGTAAACCaaatattatgtcaagaacaacATGATTGACAAATGACAGCGTACGGTCGAAGCATAAGTCCCCTCATCTTGAAACCAGCAGATACTTTCGTCTTCACTCTGCGAACCTCCATGTTCAATCTTTCTTCAACAATCAACATTTGGCGCTAAATACTAACTTCCGCCTATATGTTTCGTCACTTCCTTCAAAGCAAAGATTCTACACAAGCCTCACTACCGCACGATTCTGCCGATATTTGCTGTTTGAAGTCAGCTGAGGTTTTCAAAACAGTGGGTATTCTCAAAAACACATGGATAAAGCAGCCAGACATGTAAGTAGCTATTACCCAGATTATTACTTATCATTGCATGATCAATTGGCATGGTTATTAATGTATATCAGTCTTGTCATATGTTTATTTatcatatcgcaatattattctaaaatgtttaccGCACGTAATTTTATTGGTGTAAAAACTAATACAGAATATAACAACAATTCTTAGTAGGTCAGGTTGAAGGATAGGTCtgagcattcgtaaattcatAGTGTTGTCAgatatctactccgatttcagagcactctcgtctgtgtgtgtcagagtgcagaacaacagtttttttttatttcacctttatttaaccaggtaggcaagttgagaacaagttctcatttacaactgcgacctggccaagataaagcaaagcagttcgacacatataacaacacagagttacacatggagtaaaacaaacatacagtcaataatacagtagaaaaataagtctatatacaatgtgagcaaatgaggtgagataagggaagtaaaggcaataaataggccatggtggcgaagtaaataaaatatagcaattaaacactggaatggtagatttaacagtagatgagtgtgcaaagtagaaatactggggtgcaaaggagctaaataaatacagtagggaaagaggtagttgtttgggctatttatagattggctatgtacaggtgcagtgatgtgtgagctgctctgacagctggtgcttaaagctagtgagggagatgtgtttccagtttcagagatttttgtagttcgttccagtcattggcagcagagaactggaaggagaggcggccaaaatagaaattggctttgggggcgacaagtgagatatacctgctggaacgcgtgctacgggtgggtgcagctatggtgaccagcaagcagagataaggcgggactttacctagcagggtcttgtagatgacctggagccagtgggtttggcgacgagtatgaagcgagggccagccaacgagagcgtacaggtcacagtggtgggtagtatatggggctttggtgacaaaacggatggcactgtgatagactgcatccaatttgttgagtagggtgttggaggctattttgtaaatgacatcacc encodes:
- the pole2 gene encoding DNA polymerase epsilon subunit 2; this translates as MLIVEERLNMEVRRVKTKVSAGFKMRGLMLRPEASRYLVEVLESVDELELDDVIERVMDAVEKQPLSSSMIELAVVETAVQDCSQSCDETIDNVFNIIGAFDVPRYIYSTERKKFVPLNMTTHSVPSLCGSARDKAELFRERYTLLQQRTHRHELFTPPVIGAAAEEGRNKFQLQTVEALLGSTAKLGEVIVLGMVTQLKEGKFYLEDPSGTVQLNLSKAQFHSGLYTESCFVLAEGWYEDSVFHVNAFGFPPTEPSSTTRAYYGNVNFFGGPSTTSVKASAKLKQLEEENEDAMFVVVSDVWLDSVEVLEKIHLMFSGYAAMPPTCFIFCGNFSSAPYGKTQIKSLKESLKVLADAICEYPSIHNSSRFVFVPGPEDPGPSTILPRPPLADHITEEFRQRVPFSVFTTNPCRIQYCSQEIVVIREDLVNKMCRNCVRLPSSNLDIPNHFVKTILSQGHLTPLPLYVSPVFWAYDYALRVYPVPDVIIFADKYDPFNISNTDCLCINPGSFPKSGFTFKVYYPSNRTVEDSKLQSL